Genomic window (Heliomicrobium gestii):
CAGCCGGGATTCGACCATCCCTTCCTCTTCCAGCCGCCGCAGGTAGCGGTAAACAACGGCTGGATCGGGCAAGGCGGCGACGAAGGACATCCGCTCCAGTTTTTCCATCAACTCGTACCCGTGGCACGGGCTCTGTTGCAGGCTCAGGAGCAGACTTGGGAAGACGAGCGAGTCGGAACGGCCGCCGCCGAATCCGCCACCCATGCCGCCGCCGCCACCGCAGCCGCAGCGACCGCGGCCTCGACCGAGAGCTCTGCCGGGGCCTGGACCGGGACCCTGATCACCTTCAAACAAGAACGATTCCTCCTTTTCGTCTACCCCTGCCGCCCGTCACGCTGTTCTGCTGGCGTCGGCGATCCCTCGGGCGATGGCCCGATAGGCGGCGCTCGACGGGCTTTCATCGTTTACTACAATGGGTCGACCCTCGTCACAAGCCAGCCGGGTCGCCGCTTCCAGGGGGAGCGCGCCGAAAAAGGTCGTGCCCAGCTTCTGGGCCAACGAACCGGCTTGGCCCGGTCCAAAGATGTCGTATTCGGCTCCGCACTGCGGGCAGGCGAAGCGGGCCATATTTTCGACCAGTCCCAATAGGGATACCTTTGCCCGCGTTGCCATGTGGGCCAACCGGACCGCCACATGGGCAGCCGATTCCTGGGGCGTCGTGATCACCAACAGCTTCAGTTGGGGTAGTTCGTGCATGATCGTGAGGGCCACGTCACCGGTGCCCGGCGGCAGGTCGATGAGGAGGTAGTCGAGTTCCCCCCAGTTCACGTT
Coding sequences:
- a CDS encoding PadR family transcriptional regulator codes for the protein MFEGDQGPGPGPGRALGRGRGRCGCGGGGGMGGGFGGGRSDSLVFPSLLLSLQQSPCHGYELMEKLERMSFVAALPDPAVVYRYLRRLEEEGMVESRLEPGQGGPARKVYSLTVEGESYLQAWVIRLRKQKNDLETFLKTAGETAGEPGRDETIGEQTPGAQHAGDDR
- a CDS encoding Mrp/NBP35 family ATP-binding protein; the protein is MSERWRETPVIAVGSGKGGVGKSTVTVNLAVALARSGYRVGLLDADILGYSVCRLLGVGTIAPADFNGEVLEPVTAWGVKMISMGLFTGQEELPLIWRGPIVSGILKRFIHNVNWGELDYLLIDLPPGTGDVALTIMHELPQLKLLVITTPQESAAHVAVRLAHMATRAKVSLLGLVENMARFACPQCGAEYDIFGPGQAGSLAQKLGTTFFGALPLEAATRLACDEGRPIVVNDESPSSAAYRAIARGIADASRTA